One window from the genome of Streptomyces cadmiisoli encodes:
- a CDS encoding DUF3499 domain-containing protein, which translates to MESRRGPLKSAVPSNVVSPVRRCSRTACGRPAVATLTYVYADSTAVLGPLATYAEPHCYDLCAEHSERLTAPRGWEVVRLLDGSAPARPSGDDLEALANAVREAARPQERAAQAGGGGRAADPMEVARRGHLRVLRSPDN; encoded by the coding sequence GTGGAGAGTCGTCGCGGCCCGCTCAAGAGTGCGGTACCGTCCAACGTCGTGAGCCCTGTACGTCGCTGTTCGCGAACCGCTTGCGGCCGTCCGGCCGTAGCGACGCTGACGTACGTCTACGCCGACTCGACCGCGGTCCTCGGCCCGCTCGCCACCTACGCCGAACCCCACTGCTACGACCTGTGCGCGGAGCACTCCGAGCGCCTCACCGCCCCTCGCGGCTGGGAGGTCGTCCGGCTCCTCGACGGTTCGGCCCCCGCCCGGCCCAGCGGTGACGACCTGGAAGCGCTCGCCAACGCGGTGCGCGAGGCGGCCCGTCCCCAGGAGCGCGCGGCCCAGGCCGGCGGCGGGGGACGCGCGGCGGACCCGATGGAGGTCGCACGCCGCGGCCATCTGCGGGTGCTGCGTTCGCCCGACAACTGA
- a CDS encoding L-lactate permease has product MYVQELEPVAGSLGLSALVAALPLVIVLILLGGVRMKAHLAGLTGLLAAVLVAWLAYGMPLGQTVSSAAQGAAFGLFPILWIVVNALWVYRMTVRTRHFDILRRSFGRLSDDPRIQALVVAFCFGALLEALAGFGAPVAICSVMLVALGFEPVRAAVVALVANTAPVAFGAMGTPVVTLAQVTGLPLEDVASVVGRQTPLLALVVPLVLVGLVDGRRGLRETWVPAMACGVAFAVAQFAASNYVSAQLADIGAALAGAAALVAVPQARRPAAEPVRASVLTGTRSEELDEDDPRAEVVRAYAPYALIVAVFSIAQIPAVKDWLAQATQMYDWPFLNVVNADGEAVGGNVFSWPIVSTGGTLVLIAGVFTAAVIGVHARVAVREWAATVHELRFAILTVTSVLALAYVMNLSGQAATIGHFVAAAGAGLAFLSPVLGWFGVAVSGSDTSANALFGALQVTAARESGLSPELLAAANSSGGVLGKMISPQNLTIACAAVGLAGREGDLLRKVLPWSLGLLLVMCLIVVGQSSPVLGWMLP; this is encoded by the coding sequence ATGTACGTGCAGGAACTGGAACCCGTCGCCGGCTCGCTCGGCCTGTCCGCCCTGGTGGCGGCCCTTCCCCTCGTGATCGTCCTGATCCTGCTCGGCGGCGTCCGGATGAAGGCGCACCTGGCCGGCCTGACGGGCCTCCTCGCGGCCGTCCTGGTCGCCTGGCTCGCCTACGGCATGCCCCTGGGTCAGACGGTCTCCAGCGCGGCCCAGGGAGCCGCCTTCGGTCTCTTTCCCATCCTGTGGATCGTCGTCAACGCCCTGTGGGTGTACCGGATGACCGTCCGCACCCGGCACTTCGACATCCTGCGCCGGTCCTTCGGGCGCCTCTCCGACGACCCGCGCATCCAGGCGCTCGTCGTCGCCTTCTGCTTCGGCGCCCTGCTGGAAGCGCTTGCCGGTTTCGGGGCGCCCGTCGCGATCTGCTCGGTCATGCTCGTCGCGCTCGGCTTCGAACCGGTGCGCGCCGCGGTCGTCGCCCTGGTCGCCAACACCGCGCCCGTGGCCTTCGGCGCCATGGGAACGCCGGTGGTCACACTCGCCCAGGTCACCGGCCTCCCGCTGGAGGACGTGGCCTCCGTGGTGGGGCGCCAGACCCCGCTGCTGGCGCTCGTGGTGCCGCTCGTGCTGGTCGGGCTCGTGGACGGCCGGCGCGGACTGCGCGAGACCTGGGTGCCGGCCATGGCGTGCGGAGTCGCCTTCGCCGTCGCCCAGTTCGCCGCCTCGAACTACGTCTCCGCCCAACTCGCCGACATCGGCGCCGCCCTGGCGGGCGCGGCCGCGCTGGTGGCCGTACCGCAGGCGCGCAGGCCCGCCGCCGAACCCGTCCGTGCGTCCGTGCTGACCGGCACGCGCAGCGAGGAACTGGACGAGGACGACCCGCGCGCCGAGGTCGTACGGGCCTACGCGCCCTACGCCCTGATCGTGGCCGTGTTCTCCATCGCGCAGATCCCCGCCGTCAAGGACTGGCTGGCACAGGCGACGCAGATGTACGACTGGCCCTTCCTGAACGTCGTGAACGCCGACGGCGAGGCGGTCGGCGGCAACGTCTTCAGCTGGCCGATCGTCTCCACCGGCGGCACGCTCGTACTGATCGCGGGCGTGTTCACGGCCGCCGTCATCGGGGTCCACGCGCGCGTGGCGGTCAGGGAATGGGCCGCCACGGTCCACGAGTTGAGGTTCGCGATCCTGACGGTGACGTCCGTGCTCGCCCTCGCCTACGTCATGAACCTCTCCGGACAGGCGGCCACGATCGGCCACTTCGTGGCGGCGGCCGGTGCGGGACTGGCGTTCCTCTCGCCCGTACTGGGGTGGTTCGGCGTCGCCGTGTCCGGCTCGGACACCTCGGCCAACGCCCTCTTCGGCGCCCTGCAGGTGACGGCCGCCCGCGAGTCCGGGCTCTCCCCCGAACTGCTGGCCGCCGCCAACAGTTCGGGCGGTGTCCTCGGCAAGATGATCTCGCCGCAGAACCTCACCATCGCCTGTGCCGCGGTGGGACTCGCGGGCCGCGAGGGGGACCTGCTGCGCAAGGTGCTGCCGTGGAGCCTCGGGCTGCTGCTCGTGATGTGCCTGATCGTCGTCGGCCAGAGTTCGCCGGTGCTCGGCTGGATGCTCCCCTGA
- a CDS encoding phosphomannomutase/phosphoglucomutase, translating into MTADLSQIVKAYDVRGVVPSQWDESLAELFGAAFARVTRAEAIVVGHDMRPSSPGLSRAFARGAVAQGVDVTEIGLCSTDQLYYASGALDLPGAMFTASHNPAQYNGIKLCRAGAAPVGQDTGLTEIRELVEGWSDTGAPEPAPAHGKITQRETLEDYAAHLRSLVDLTSIRPLKVVVDAGNGMGGHTVPTVFTGLPLDLVPMYFELDGTFPNHEANPLDPANLVDLQLRVREEGADLGIAFDGDADRCFVVDANGDPVSPSAITALVAARELARNGGTGTIIHNLITSWSVPEVVAEHGGTPARTRVGHSFIKAEMARTGAIFGGEHSAHYYFRDFWNADTGMLAALHVLAALGGQDGPLSTLVAQYDRYVGSGEINSTVEDQNARLAAIRTAYEDREDVTLDELDGLTVTAADWWFNVRPSNTEPLLRLNAEARDEPTMTKVRDEALAIIRG; encoded by the coding sequence GTGACTGCTGATCTGTCGCAGATCGTGAAGGCGTACGACGTGCGCGGTGTGGTCCCGAGCCAGTGGGACGAGTCCCTGGCCGAACTCTTCGGGGCCGCCTTCGCGCGGGTGACGCGCGCCGAAGCGATAGTCGTCGGCCACGACATGAGGCCGTCGTCCCCGGGTCTGTCCCGCGCCTTCGCGCGCGGCGCGGTGGCCCAGGGCGTCGACGTCACCGAGATCGGCCTCTGCTCGACCGACCAGCTGTACTACGCGTCGGGCGCGCTCGACCTGCCCGGCGCGATGTTCACCGCCTCGCACAACCCGGCGCAGTACAACGGCATCAAGCTGTGCCGCGCGGGCGCCGCCCCGGTCGGCCAGGACACCGGTCTGACCGAGATCCGGGAGCTGGTGGAGGGCTGGAGCGACACGGGCGCCCCCGAGCCGGCCCCGGCGCACGGAAAGATCACACAGCGCGAGACGCTGGAGGACTACGCGGCCCATCTGCGGTCCCTGGTCGACCTGACGTCGATCCGCCCCCTGAAGGTCGTCGTCGACGCGGGCAACGGCATGGGCGGCCACACCGTCCCCACGGTCTTCACCGGCCTGCCCCTGGACCTCGTCCCGATGTACTTCGAACTGGACGGCACCTTCCCCAACCACGAGGCCAACCCCCTGGACCCGGCGAACCTCGTCGACCTCCAGCTGCGCGTCCGCGAGGAGGGCGCCGACCTGGGCATCGCCTTCGACGGCGACGCCGACCGCTGCTTCGTCGTCGACGCGAACGGCGACCCGGTCTCCCCGTCGGCGATCACCGCGCTGGTCGCCGCCCGCGAGCTGGCGAGGAACGGCGGCACGGGCACGATCATCCACAACCTGATCACGTCCTGGTCGGTCCCCGAGGTCGTCGCGGAGCACGGCGGCACCCCGGCCCGCACCCGCGTGGGCCACTCCTTCATCAAGGCCGAGATGGCCAGGACGGGCGCGATCTTCGGCGGCGAGCACTCCGCGCACTACTACTTCCGTGACTTCTGGAACGCCGACACGGGCATGCTGGCCGCGCTGCACGTCCTGGCGGCGCTCGGCGGTCAGGACGGCCCGCTGTCCACCCTGGTCGCCCAGTACGACCGCTACGTCGGCTCCGGCGAGATCAACTCCACCGTCGAGGACCAGAACGCCCGCCTCGCGGCGATCAGGACGGCGTACGAGGACCGTGAGGACGTCACCCTGGACGAACTCGACGGCCTCACCGTCACCGCCGCCGACTGGTGGTTCAACGTCCGCCCGTCCAACACGGAACCACTGCTCCGACTGAACGCCGAGGCCCGCGACGAGCCGACGATGACGAAGGTGCGGGACGAGGCACTGGCGATCATCAGAGGGTGA
- a CDS encoding Trm112 family protein: protein MPLEAGLLEILACPACHASLAEQDTELICTGHDCGLAYPVRDGIPVLLVDEARRPA from the coding sequence ATGCCGCTCGAAGCCGGCCTCCTGGAGATCCTCGCCTGCCCGGCCTGCCACGCCTCCCTCGCGGAGCAGGACACCGAGCTGATCTGCACCGGCCACGACTGCGGTCTGGCCTATCCCGTGCGCGACGGGATCCCCGTCCTCCTCGTCGACGAGGCCCGCCGCCCCGCGTGA
- a CDS encoding SIS domain-containing protein: MLDESLLDSPEGLAAADQRGLLRGAAEAGARVRTAARHAAEAGVDDLKPDGRPRAVLIAGPGAAATHAADLIGSLAGPGSPVTRLAPTGVAPAAGALRWELPGWTGSVDLLLIATPDGTEPGLSLLADQAYRRGCTVAAVAPAGTPLVEAVEGAHGLFVPLATAPYEHDEPLAASAPGVLWALLTPLLALLDRIGLLTAPPDALEKVANRLDLVAERCGPAIAAYSNAAKTLAAELADALPIVWTEGPSAGPAGRRFAAALAELSGHPAVVAELPEALATHSALLAGRLAANADPDDFFRDRVEERPALHARVVLLRDRPIGGLTAAPAARDLALSHDTPISELEPEPGGELETLAELIAITDFAAVYLALASEA, from the coding sequence ATGCTCGACGAATCGCTGCTCGACTCCCCGGAGGGGCTTGCCGCGGCCGACCAGCGCGGCCTGCTCCGCGGCGCCGCGGAGGCAGGTGCCCGCGTCCGCACGGCCGCCCGGCACGCCGCCGAGGCCGGCGTCGACGACCTCAAACCCGACGGCCGTCCCCGTGCCGTCCTCATCGCGGGCCCCGGCGCCGCCGCGACCCACGCCGCCGACCTGATCGGCTCGCTCGCCGGCCCCGGCAGCCCGGTCACCAGGCTGGCGCCCACCGGCGTCGCCCCCGCGGCCGGCGCCCTGCGCTGGGAGCTGCCCGGCTGGACGGGCTCGGTCGACCTGCTCCTGATCGCGACCCCCGACGGCACCGAACCGGGCCTGTCACTGCTCGCCGACCAGGCCTACCGCCGCGGCTGCACCGTCGCCGCCGTGGCCCCCGCGGGCACCCCGCTGGTCGAGGCCGTCGAGGGAGCCCACGGCCTGTTCGTCCCGCTGGCGACCGCGCCGTACGAGCACGACGAACCCCTCGCCGCGTCCGCGCCCGGCGTCCTGTGGGCGCTGCTCACCCCGCTCCTGGCGCTGCTGGACCGCATCGGCCTGCTCACCGCCCCGCCCGACGCCCTGGAGAAGGTCGCCAACCGCCTCGACCTCGTCGCCGAGCGCTGCGGGCCCGCGATCGCGGCGTACAGCAACGCCGCCAAGACCCTCGCCGCCGAACTCGCCGACGCCCTCCCGATCGTCTGGACGGAAGGACCGTCGGCCGGTCCCGCGGGCCGCAGGTTCGCCGCCGCCCTTGCCGAACTCTCCGGCCACCCCGCCGTCGTGGCCGAACTCCCGGAGGCGCTCGCCACGCACAGCGCCCTGCTCGCCGGCCGGCTGGCCGCCAACGCCGACCCGGACGACTTCTTCCGCGACCGCGTGGAGGAACGACCCGCCCTGCACGCACGCGTGGTGCTCCTGCGGGACCGTCCGATCGGCGGCCTCACCGCCGCCCCCGCCGCCCGCGACCTGGCCCTCAGCCACGACACGCCGATCAGCGAGCTGGAACCCGAGCCCGGCGGCGAACTGGAGACCCTCGCCGAACTGATCGCCATCACGGATTTCGCCGCCGTTTACCTGGCGCTCGCTTCGGAAGCCTGA
- the manA gene encoding mannose-6-phosphate isomerase, class I, with the protein MDRLDNTIRPYAWGSTTAIAGLLGVEPSGEPQAEMWMGAHPGAPSRTDRGTLFELVEADPERELGPESVGRFGPTLPFLLKVLAAGAPLSLQVHPDLAQAKEGYEDEERRGVPVDAPHRNYKDANHKPELICALTEFDGLCGFRDPLRTAELLDGLGVDSLKPYVDLLHAHPEDAALREVLTAVLTADPDEMARTVAETAAACARLGGEYAPYAGLAHHYPGDPGVIAALLLNHVRLQPGEALYLGAGVPHAYLDGLGVEIMANSDNVLRAGLTPKHIDVPELLRIVRFEAGDPGVLRPEAAPDGEEVYETPIDEFRLSRHVLAAGGAARDLTRATPQILLCTAGTVQAGEHELTPGRSVFVPAGEKAEVSGAGTLFRATVVA; encoded by the coding sequence ATGGACCGCCTCGACAACACCATCCGCCCCTACGCCTGGGGTTCCACCACCGCCATCGCGGGACTCCTCGGCGTGGAGCCGTCCGGCGAACCGCAGGCCGAGATGTGGATGGGCGCCCACCCCGGCGCACCGTCGCGCACCGACCGCGGCACTCTGTTCGAGCTCGTCGAGGCCGACCCGGAGCGCGAACTCGGCCCCGAGTCCGTGGGCAGGTTCGGCCCCACACTGCCCTTCCTCCTCAAGGTCCTCGCCGCGGGCGCCCCCCTCTCCCTCCAGGTCCACCCCGACCTGGCGCAGGCGAAGGAGGGTTACGAGGACGAGGAGCGCCGCGGCGTCCCCGTCGACGCCCCGCACCGCAACTACAAGGACGCCAACCACAAGCCGGAACTCATCTGCGCGCTCACCGAGTTCGACGGCCTGTGCGGCTTCCGCGACCCGCTGCGGACCGCCGAACTGCTCGACGGCCTCGGCGTCGACTCCCTCAAGCCGTACGTCGACCTGCTGCACGCCCACCCCGAGGACGCGGCCCTGCGCGAGGTCCTCACCGCCGTCCTCACCGCGGACCCCGACGAGATGGCCCGCACCGTCGCCGAGACCGCCGCCGCCTGCGCCCGCCTCGGCGGTGAGTACGCCCCGTACGCCGGCCTCGCCCACCACTACCCCGGCGACCCCGGCGTCATCGCCGCACTGCTCCTCAACCACGTCCGCCTGCAGCCCGGCGAGGCCCTGTACCTCGGGGCCGGCGTCCCGCACGCCTACCTCGACGGCCTCGGCGTCGAGATCATGGCCAACTCCGACAACGTCCTGCGCGCCGGCCTGACCCCGAAGCACATCGACGTCCCCGAACTCCTGCGCATCGTCCGCTTCGAGGCCGGCGACCCCGGCGTCCTGCGCCCGGAGGCGGCACCGGACGGCGAGGAGGTCTACGAGACCCCCATCGACGAGTTCCGCCTCTCCCGCCACGTCCTCGCGGCCGGCGGCGCCGCCCGCGACCTCACCCGCGCCACCCCGCAGATACTGCTCTGCACGGCCGGCACCGTGCAGGCCGGCGAGCACGAACTGACACCCGGTCGATCCGTCTTCGTACCGGCGGGCGAAAAGGCCGAAGTGTCCGGCGCCGGCACGCTTTTCCGGGCCACGGTCGTCGCCTGA
- a CDS encoding cation diffusion facilitator family transporter translates to MSASGGTKAIVAALLANLSIAVAKFVAFLFSGSSSMLAESVHSVADSGNQGLLLLGGKKAQREATPQHPFGYGRERYIYAFLVSIVLFSVGGMFAIYEGYEKIKHPHEIEHWYWPVGVLVFAIIAETFSFRTAIKESNVLRGKKSWKEFVRHAKAPELPVVLLEDLGALVGLILALGGVGLALLTGDGVWDGIGTLCIGVLLILIALVLAAETKSLLLGEAAGVEDVKKIEAATVDGTTVTRIIHMRTLHLGPEELLVAAKIAVRHDDTATEVAAAIDAAESRIREAVPIARVIYLEPDVYSETEAAKGPDPEATPGGPTPPTTEH, encoded by the coding sequence ATGAGCGCGTCAGGCGGAACCAAGGCGATCGTGGCGGCACTTCTCGCCAACCTCTCGATCGCGGTAGCTAAGTTCGTGGCGTTCCTCTTCAGCGGCTCGTCCTCGATGCTCGCCGAGTCCGTGCACTCCGTCGCCGACTCCGGCAACCAGGGCCTGCTCCTCCTCGGCGGCAAGAAGGCCCAGCGCGAGGCCACCCCGCAACACCCCTTCGGCTACGGCCGCGAGCGCTACATCTACGCCTTCCTCGTCTCGATCGTCCTCTTCTCCGTCGGCGGCATGTTCGCCATCTACGAGGGCTACGAGAAGATCAAGCACCCGCATGAGATCGAGCACTGGTACTGGCCGGTGGGCGTCCTGGTCTTCGCGATCATCGCCGAGACCTTCTCCTTCCGGACGGCCATCAAGGAATCCAACGTCCTGCGCGGCAAGAAGTCCTGGAAGGAGTTCGTCCGCCACGCCAAGGCGCCCGAGCTGCCGGTCGTGCTGCTGGAGGACCTCGGCGCGCTCGTCGGTCTGATCCTCGCCCTCGGCGGCGTCGGCCTGGCGCTGCTCACCGGCGACGGCGTCTGGGACGGCATCGGCACCCTCTGCATCGGTGTCCTGCTCATCCTGATCGCCCTCGTCCTGGCCGCCGAGACGAAGTCGCTGCTGCTCGGCGAGGCGGCCGGCGTCGAGGACGTCAAGAAGATCGAGGCCGCCACCGTCGACGGCACCACCGTCACCCGCATCATCCACATGCGCACACTCCACCTCGGCCCCGAGGAACTGCTGGTCGCCGCCAAGATCGCCGTACGCCACGACGACACGGCCACCGAGGTCGCCGCCGCCATCGACGCCGCCGAGTCCCGCATCCGCGAGGCGGTCCCGATCGCCCGCGTCATCTACCTGGAGCCCGACGTCTACAGCGAGACCGAGGCGGCCAAGGGCCCCGACCCCGAGGCGACCCCGGGCGGCCCGACCCCGCCGACCACCGAGCACTGA